The stretch of DNA cgaatcatcgcttgttgtggaagtcaaagagaagcaatacaacgatccatatTTGGTGCAAttaaaggaggggattcaaaaacataagactacATCTTTTTATCTTAGCATGGATGATAGTACACTAAGGTagcaagggcgactatgtgttccgaatgtagaagggctccgggaaagaatcatgaccgaagctcatgcttctaggtattccgtgcttccgggttctacaaagatgtatcatgacctcaaggaagtctattggtggagtgacatgaaaaggaatgcgGCGGACTTTGAGGCAAGGTGTcaaaattgtcagcaagtgaaggccaaacATCAATGGCCtctgggttggcacaaaacatagaaattccaatgtggaagagGGAAATCATTAATATggacttgttgttttaatattatttgaagcccttattgaattcttgattattcctattgtattattatttattctattgCATTGGTGTTTaggtttacatactagtgctattcgacggtactaacgtcccttttgtcgggggcgctgcatctttaaatgaatGTAGGTGGTTGcatagcagacaatgttgatcacaAATAATGTTGCATCCTCtcctcagcggactcggtgagcccaaTTTCAATCAGGGGTCATGCATTggaccttttgtttatattgtggtcacttttgaggtatagctggggccttgttgccggcaccatcttgactctcttttgtatttttagagactccgtagacgctatgtgggttgtacatgggtactagaaaggtcaaacgaattatgttgtattttggatttttgttccacTAAATAACAAAATGTATGCCTTTTTGAAACTTAAGAGGAAGTAGCAAAATAAAATGGTTTGGTAATTTCTATGCATATGGTCCTTCTACTAGTTAGCTAATAAAAACATGCCTTTTcttatcatgggtgagttgggtagaaagtatctaacaagcTTTCTtggccgggtttactcggttgagtgccAGTCGCGCCTCCCGAGATTGGGGCGTGATAGGGACCCTTAAATCCTGAAGACTCTTTCCATGCTAAAGTCGATATGAGAGGGTAACGCCCCCACTGTTCGGGGTTGATCGAAGAGAAGCCTAAAATGTTGTTGTGATATCGTCATCGGTTCGTTACCGGCCTtggattctaagttagcacgatttacttgttgccttattaaaaaccttaccgtAAAAccaatttgggacaaaaccggttcaagggaaaaagcgtgcaatgcgtgctttcagacctaaaatgTTGTATCGTCCCTTGTTGGCTACCTTCAAGCATTCGTTTTAAAATGTATATAAAAGAAATAATGGGGatgtaccttagcaataatatcacttcaagtgagttatattcAAGTTTTTTGGTAGTTGGTCATCGctcattgttccgagtttgtaggatcctttgccggtgatctcgataatttggtacaGTCCTTCTCAATTTGGTCCCAATTTCCCTTCATTCAGGTTCTGAGTGCTCAGTTTGACCTTTCTcagtaccaagtccccgatattaaaGTGTCGAAGGTTAGTctttcgattgtaatacctttcgatctgtTGTTTTTAGGCGGCCAACCGGACAAAGGCGACTTCACGCTTATAATAGCTCCAGCTCTTAATCATAGCCTTATCATTtaattcctttgttgcatatcagaatctgatacttggttctccgacctcgaccagTATTAAAGCTTCGGCAccataaaccaaagaaaatggggtagccccggtaatggactttgaggtcgtacggtatgcccataagactttAGCTAGTACTTCCTTCCATCTTCCATTGGCATCGattaacctctttttgaggttttgaagtatggtttTGTTAGTAGATTCAGCTTGTCCAttcccgctaggatgataagATGTTGacaggatccttttgatcttatggtcttcaaggaatttggttactttgcttccgatgaattgtttcccattataGCATACAATCTCAGGCGGcattccgaatcggcatatgatgtgatcccaaatgaaatcgatgacttccttctccctgaccttcCCGTATGCATGGGCTTTCACCCATTTAGAAACATAGTTAGTCATAAACAacataaattgagccttaccgggtgcccatggaaggggccaacgatgtcctttcctcacttcatgaacgaccattGATGAATCATCAAAGCgtgtctttggcattcatcacatttttgaaTGAACTCCCTCTCGTCTTTTTCCATGCCGTCCAGTAAAAGTCGTCTTTGACTATTTTTCGAACCAGCGATTCGGCGCCTGAGTGATTTCCACTGGTACTTTCGAGGATTTCTCTTAAAACATACTCGGTATCCCCAGAACCTAGACATATTGCAAGTGGGCCATCAAATGTCCTTCTGAATAAGGTTTAGTCTTCGGACATGGTAAATCATGCTGCCTTTGTATAcaaggccctcgattcttttggatccgagggcagtttACCGGTGTTGAGATATTCCACGtactcattcctccagtcccaagttaggctcattGAGTTGATCTCGGTGTGGCCTTATTCCACCACCAATCGCATAAGTTGTACGAGTTCTCCCATTAGCGAGGGCATCAGCCTCGCTGTTTCGATCTCGAgatacatgttgcaaagtccattattTGAACTGATGTAATGTCATATGTaacttgtccaagtatctttGAATTCGTTCTTCTCTGGCCTCGAATGTtctattaacttggtttaccacaaggagggagtcgcacttggcttccatcacctctgcccccaagcttttggctagttcaaggcctgcaatcatggcctcatattcggcctcattgttagtcaatttcacaatcttaatagattgtctaattatattacatgtttgtggctttagtacgatgccaagtGCAGACTTTTTTGCATTTGAGGCACtgtctgtaaagagggtccaggtTCCCGAGGAAGTTCCTTAGTTAACCAATAACTCACTTTCGACTTCGgggtattagggccggtgtaaagtcggccacaaagtcttccaaaatttgagacttaatggcagtCAGAGGTCGGTGTTCAATATTGTACCCACTTATTTCTACGGACCATTAGGCCAACCGGCCCGGGAGTTCGGGATTATGCAGAACGTTCCTCAATAGGTAAATAGTTACGACACATACGGGTGACACTGAAAGtttggttttagcttcctagaggcacttagcaaagtgAGCActagtttttctaggtgagggtacctagtttcggcctcacctaaggtcctactaacatagtaaattggaaattgtgtaccttgctcttccctaactaggactccacttaccgctatctccgagacctcCAAGTATAAGTACAGTTGTTCATCTGTATTTGGCGTGTGAAGCAGCGGCCGACTCAATAAGTACCTCTTGAGTTACTCCAAAGCTCGTTGGCATTAcggggtccacgagaagttattctttttcttcaatagtGCGAAGAATCAGTGGCTTTTGTAGGATGAACTTGAAATAAATCACCCCAGGACGGCTATGCGCTCGATTAACCTTTGCACCGCCTTTACGTTTTCCACGATCATGATATGTTCAATGGATTTGATTTTAttaggattgatctcgattccacgattggataccatgaatcagAGGAATTTACCCGACCCAACTCCGAACGCACATTTTTccaggttcaacttcatattataTTACTTATGTATGTTGAAGGTTTCATACAAATGatttaaatggtcctctgttcgtagggacttaactaacatgtcgtcaatgtaagcttccattgattttcctatttgtttctcgaacatccgatttactagacGTTGGTATatggcaccaacattttttaatccaaatgtcattacgttataacagtatgtgccgtatttagtgatgaaggatgttttttcctgatcacccggttccatccgtatttggttatacccagaataggcatcgagaaaactaaggatctcgtggccgaccgtggcatcgatcatacgatcgatgttgggcgtagaaaaagagtctttgggacatgccttattcaaatatttgcaatctacacacattcttagtttattccctttttatggactaccactacgtttgccgaccaatccgggtatttaacctcacgaatagaccctattttaaggagtttagatacctcgtctttgatgaaagcTCGCTTGATTTCGGACTAGGGTCTCCTCTTCTGTTTGACCAGGTGGAACTTAGGGTACAAatttagcttgtgagtggttatctccggcgggatccctgtcatgtcaaggtgggacaAAGTGAAACAATATtcgttagttataagaaattgaatgagtttttccctTAGTTCGaagcttaaccccgtgcccaggtataccttttgatcgaGCAAGAGTTTTCgcaatatgacttgttccagctcctcgaccgttgatttagtggcgtcggaatcatcgagGGCTATAAAGGATCTgggaaccccataatcatcatccttGCCATCCTTTTGTTTGTCCGAATCTGCCGAGGATGCTATCCGTGATTTCTATTTGTTCCCGTTTTTGACCATATGATTTGGATCCTTCGACGTTGAAACTGTAGATGCCGGTATCACCTcctcgaccgcaaacatttcctttgtagCTGGTTGTTCACTGTAGACCGTTTTAACTCCGccaggtgttgggaatttcagtgcCTGGTGCAGTGTCGAGGGCACCACCCTCATATtttggatccatggccttccgaataaaGCGTTGTaactcatgtctccttcgatcacataaaatttagtttcttggatggtcccagcGGTGTTGACTGGTAATGGTATTTCACCCTTAGTgttctcacatgccatgttgaatccgtttggAACTCAGACTGTAGGCACGATTTGGTCTTAtagaccgagctgctctacgaccctcaatcgaatgatgttggccgagctacctagatcaattaacacacttTTAACCCAAAtcttatttacgagtacagatattaccagtgcatcattgtggggatgTACATTCCCCTCCGCATCCTCATCGctgaaagataaagttccttccgGTACATAGTCTCCAGTTCGTTTCTCCCTGGTGATGGATACCTTGGTGtgtttcaacatcggcccctaGGGGATATcaaccccaccaatgatcatgttaatgacgtgctgaggttcttcttgttctgtTTGTTTTTTTAGAATCCCTGTTTCTGAAATGATTATTTGCTCGCTCGCTCAAGAATTCTAAGGTTCCCattgttgaatagtcgggctatGCCTCTCTTAGCTGTCGACAATATTCTGTTAtgtgaccgtgagtgccatgatatttgaacatctggttaggatccctttgggttggatcgaaTTGCAGAGGTCGAGGATATTTTGTATCCTTGATGCACCCCATGTATGATGGCGGCAACATCGATATTAAAGTTGTACTCCGACAGCCTCTGAGCTTCTTTAGGCCCCTGTCGAAGCCATTTTtggtcatgagtccccggttTCTTTGACCTCTATCATATCTCTTTTCGTTTCTCATTGAGTTCCACCCGAATCCACTACTTCTAtgatctccattatatggctgatatcgatccctgtttggcctcggttcacgatcaatgtctctcttgACTTTATCGAGGGTTCTAACGGGATAAACAGACCCCAAAAGGGCTCCGAGCTGATCATCTTTGACTCTGATTGTCGATTGATACTGGTTGTGCATGTCGGCCCATGTAACGACTGAGTATTCTATCAGGTTCTGCTTCAGCTGTTGTGAAGCCACCAAACTTCGAATATTAAGTGtgtgagtgaaagcttgaacaacccaatcatcagcgaccgatagtagatccattcgttccatttgaaaccgggacacgaattctctgagcatcttgttatccttctgtttgactttgaaaaggtctgatttcctggtttcgaccttgatgacaccagcatgtgcttttatgaaagagtctgcaagcataacatatgagtcaatagaattatgaggtaagttgtgataccatatcatagctccctttgacaaggTCTCCCCAAATATTTTCAGCAGAACATACTCGATCTCATCGTTCTCCAAGtcttccctttaatggcacatgtataAAAGgccacatgctcatttgggtcggtcgtcccgttatacttaggtatttcgggTGTACGGAAGTTTTTGaggatcggcttcggagccgcgctcggaggaaaagatttttgcacgaacttcctgTAATCCAGTCCTTTCAATATCGGAGGCGCTCTTGGGATTTGATTTACCTTGGAGTTTTAGGTCTCCACATTTATGTCGTTatcttcgattttcttctctccTGATTATATCCGCTTTGTCAgccctcgagcatctttataatctcgGGGTTAGCCCCCTATTCATGTTTATTTGTCGTTTCTATGATCGGTTCATCCTTGCGGGTGACTTCCTGGGGCGGATTGGGATAAATTCTGCTCGGTGCATGGCTTTGGTTCTGTAATTGAGCTATCACTGCCTGTTGAGCATGCagtatttcgaagatcacccataGACTGACCCCGTTTCTTTCAATGTTTTGTGTGTTTCGAGTTGctgatcgggctccaccacgaaTGCGtttttcggggtcggtaggcaagtttgcatcgatagccacatgtgaattagcgttAATCAGGTCTGCGATCGGAATTCCAATGGGATCAGGAGGTGGTATCTCGTTTCCGGGAGCTACGTTGTTATTTTCATCTTGATGACCAGAAtcgttgtcaacatgtaggggtgttgattgagagttcgacatttttgtattttagcgtggaatcaaagacacttcaaataGAAAGTGTAAAGTAGTGTCCGTTATGGAGATTTATataaaataaccactattatccttagccccacggtgggcgccaaactgtttaccctcaaatcggataacaattataTTTTTACCTAGTTTTAAGTATAcgtgatctaatttgatacaaaatgataaattagattaGAGTTAAAATAAACAGagaaaaagtaaatgcaaaccacacgagttGAACAGTCTTAGCCATGCAAGGTAAGTCGCCCTCGAGCTAGAAATTCTTCTATCGATGTCGGAACAGAATGACGAGATAATAAAAACTAGAAATAACAATATATTGCTTTgtgatgcgtgttacaatgtgttgaaTGAATTATCAAATCCCTTTATATAGTGGAGGAGACCTATTCTATGTAcatttctataaaaggtaaaaaatatcTTGATTTGCTGATTATTGGATCCTCACTGATTCGTGCGGAGATTCTCATCGTAATATCCGACCAGTCGCGGATATTTCATTCTTCTGTTAGTTATCTCCGAGCTCGTTCGAGACTAAGGTCGACACCGGACTCGATTTTCCTCGAAGGCAGGTTTTCCGTCCTATGGTTCTAGCTCGGTGAGACTCGTGTCGATCTTCAGCCCGAAGTCGTCATGTTCCAAGCTTAATCCACCAAGTTGTAGTCGAGattgattttgaccgtatacacttTCATACTTCTAAGTTTCATTAACGAAGTATGTCTGGTCGAGGTGATGTCCTATGTATTTATGTGAAAAACGAGCAGTTTTGAGGCCTTCCTAAGGCCTTTCCAATCAAGGTCAGACGGATTAGACGTGTAAATACTACGCGAGTAACGAATAAGCAAATCTATAGTTTGTTGTTCTAACAATTGCCTTATAAGCTGATAGTCATTGTTTtaacgtgtatatatatatattt from Nicotiana tomentosiformis chromosome 11, ASM39032v3, whole genome shotgun sequence encodes:
- the LOC138901705 gene encoding uncharacterized protein produces the protein MPKTRFDDSSMVVHEVRKGHRWPLPWAPGKAQFMLFMTNYVSKWVKAHAYGKVREKEVIDFIWDHIICRFGMPPEIVCYNGKQFIGSKVTKFLEDHKIKRILSTSYHPSGNGQAESTNKTILQNLKKRLIDANGRWKEVLAKVLWAYRTTSKSITGATPFSLVYGAEALILVEVGEPSIRF